ATAATAGGTTTAAATGGGCCATGCAACGTAACAGTACGTTAAAAATAAAATTTTGAATATATAATTGCTTTAATGCGGTTAAGAAATAAGTTTTTAGGGGGTAAAAAAGATGGAAGAATATTTAACTTTTGATGATGTGCTGTTGTTACCTAAAAAGAGCGAGGTTGTTCCTAATCAAGTAGATACGTCTTCGAAACTTGTAAAAAACATTTATTTAAAAATACCTTTTTTATCTGCAGCTATGGATACTGTTACTGAATATAGAATGGCTAAAGCAATGGCAAGAGAAGGCGCTGTAGGAGTTATACACAAAAATTTGTCTATAGAAGATCAGGTAAAAGAAGTATCGAGAGTCAAAAGAACCGAAAATGGTATTATAAACGACCCAATTACCATTTCTCCAGAGGTAACTATAAAAGAAGCAGAAGATATAATGAGAGAATATGGTGTAGGAGGACTTCCTGTCGTTGATAAAAATATGAAACTTCTTGGGATTTTGACTAACAGAGATATCAGATTTGAGAAGGACTCTCAGAAGAAAGCTAAAGAACTTATGACTCCATATGAGAATTTAATAGTAGCGAGTCCTAATATTACTTTAGATCAAGCTCGAGAAATTTTACATCAAAATAAAATAGAAAAATTACCTTTAGTTGATAATAATAGTCTTATAGTAGGTTTAATAACAATTAAAGATATCATGTCAGTTATTGAAAATCCTAACGCTACAAGAGATGGAAAGGGGCGTTTGGTAGTTGGAGCTGCGGTAGGAGTTTCTGATGGATTAGCAAGAACAGAAGAATTAGTTAAAGCTGGAGTTGATTTTGTTGTTTTGGATTCAGCTCATGGCCACTCTAAAAATATAATAAATACTTTAAAAGCTATTAAAAATAACTTTCCTGATCTCCCGATAATAGCAGGAAATATTGCAACTGCCCAAGCTGCAAAAGAATTAATAGAAAATGGAGCTGATGCACTAAAAGTTGGAATTGGACCAGGTTCTATATGTACAACAAGAGTAATTTCAGGCGTTGGAGTACCTCAATTAACCGCAATAATGAAAGTAGCAGAAGTGGCAAAAAAATTTGAAATACCTGTGATAGCTGATGGGGGAATTAGATATTCTGGAGATATAGTTAAAGCTTTAGCAGCAGGTGCTTCTACAGTCATGATGGGAAGCATATTTGCTGGTACAGAAGAAGCCCCTGGAGAAACTATTATTTATCAAGGTAGAAAATTCAAGTCTTATAGAGGCATGGGATCACTGGCAGCAATGGAAAAAGGAAGCAAGGATAGGTATTTTCAAGAGTCTGTTCCCAATGAAAAATTAGTTCCAGAAGGAATAGAAGCTATGGTAGCTTATAAAGGAGATGTAAAAGATGTTCTTGTCCAGCTTATTGGGGGAGTAAAGGCAGGAATGGGATATATAGGAGCAGAAAATATAAAGGATCTTCAAAATAAAGCAGAATTCATAAAAATCACCCATGCTAGTATGATAGAGAGTCATCCTCATGATGTAAAAATTACAAGAGAAGCCCCTAACTATTTCTTTTCTTAATAGACATTTTAGAAATGAAACGTTTCTAAAAATAAGTGCTTGAATTTATACATGGCCCGGGGGTAGAGTCCTCTTACTTCTTCGCTACAGGTACAAGTTCGATTTTCTTAAATTAGGAGAATATATAATGGTATGCAAAAGATGGATTTTATATGGAAGAGTCCAAGGAGTTGGACTGAGACATTTTATAAGAGTAAATGCTTTGAGATTAAAATTAGAAGGTTATGTAAAGAACCTTTTTGATGGTTCTGTAGAGGTTGTTGCACAAGGAGAAGAGGAAAAAGTCAAAGAACTTAAAAAAATTATATTAAGAGGAAACGGTTTTAGTAAAGTGGAAGATATAGAAGAAGATGATTTTCCAATAAGTAATTATGGTGATTTTCATATAGAGTATTAACAACAAAAAAGTATTAAAAATAAAAAGAGAACGAAATTCGTTCTCTTTTTATTTTTGTGTAATTAAAGAAACATTTATATATTTTTTAGTTAATTTGAAATTACTATCTAGCTGAAAGAAAGTAACCCATGCGAAATAATATGAAAAAACTAAATATTTTTATAAGATTTCTCTTATTTGTTTCTCCCTGACTTTTTTCGAACTTGAAAAAAAGTTCTATTTTGATTTATACTTTTAATAAAAGAATAAGTTTTTATTATTAAAAAACTAAAATTCTGGAGGATAAATGTGGAATCAAAAAACGTATTAGAGGTTTTTAAAACTGTTCAAAAGAAGCCTTTGATATCAAGAACAGAAATAGCAAAAATAACTCATTTAAGTCAATCTACAGTTGGTAGATGTATTCAAAGACTTTTGGAAAAAAACTTTCTCATTGAAAAAATGAATGGAAAAAGTACAGGTGGAAGACCTCCTATTTTTTTAGATATAAACAAAAAAAATTCATTCTCTGTTGGTGTAGAAATAGGAGAATCCCATATTGATGTAATACTCTTAAATTTAGTATATGAAATTATAGAAAGTAAAAGTAAAAAAATAGATAATAATATAACCGTAGAATCTTTAACTAACATTATCCAAGAAATGTATGACGAAATTTTGTATAAAAGTCACATTTCAAAAGAGGACATCATAAGCATAGGTTTAGGAGTACCAGGTATAGTTAGTGCCAATCAAAAAAGACTGTTGTTGTCTCCAAATTTAAAATGGAAAAATATTTCTTTAGGAGAAATTTTAGAAGACAAATTACAAAAACCTGTATTTTTAGATAATGGAGCTAATTTAATGACGTTTGCTGAGTATCACTTTAATAAGCTTTCGCCAGATTCCATGGTTTTAGGTATTATAGTTGGAAAAGGAATTGGTACAGGCTTTATTACAAAAGGTGAGATTTTTAGAGGTATAAATGGAGCAGCTTTAGAAGCAGGTCATTCAGTTATTAAGTTAGATGGTCCACTTTGTAGTTGTGGAAGACGAGGTTGTGTAGAAGCTTTAGCTTCGTTACCTCAATTAATAAGAGCATATAATTCAAAAACAAAAGACAATTTAGTTGATAATATCAATGAATTTTATCAATTAGTTATCCAAAAAGATAAATTAGCCCTTTCTTTATTAGAAGATGAAGCACATTATCTTTCAATTTTAGCCGCCAATTTAGCTAATACTATAAATCCTTCACATATCATAATAGGAGGAGAAATTACCCCAATTTTAACTCTCATGATTAAAACAATAAATAATTTCTTTTTAGAACAGGTATTGATTACCAACAGATGTGAACTGTTGACTTCGCAATTAAATGAAAAGAGTATAGCCTATGGAGCGGCAATAATGGCTATAGAAAAGGAGATTGAAGAATATATTTGATTCAGAAAGAAGAATGAGAAATTAGGTTTTTAATAAAAAAGAAAAACTATAGTTAAGGGAGGAATTGTTATGAAGAAAGGCCAAAAAATCGGTTTGTTGGTGTTACTTGTATTGTGTGTGTTTTCTTTGATAGGATTTGGCGCATCTGATAAATCTAAGTTAAGTGGCAACATTGTGTATGCTGTACGTAGCTGGGACGTTGAAACTGAACAAAAATTTGTAGAAGAATTCAACAAAGTATATCCTAACATAAAAGTACAGATTGTAAGTTTTGACGGAGATTTGAACGAGTATCTCAGCGCACAAGCCGCTGCTAAAACATTGCCAGATGTTGTGTATGGATGGGAAAATTTGACCTATCCCATTTCACAAGGCTGGTTATATCCGTTAGATGAATTCTTGGAAAAAGATGAAGAAATTAAATATGTAGACTCAAAACTTTTAGAGAGATACAAATTTAACGGAAAGACTTATGCACTTCCAACAAATTTGCAGTTCAGTGCAGTTATGGTTAACCTAGATTTAGTAGAACAACTGAATATGGATCCCCCATCATATGAATGGACTGTTGATGAGTTTAGAGAATATCTTATCAACGCAACAACGAATGTATATTCAGGAATAAACCATTTGTGGGGTTTTGAGGAAGTTATGACGGGTATGTTCAGTAAAAATCTACATCAGTTGGCTTATGATCCAATAGAACGTAAGTTTAACTTCACTGAAGGAAGTTGGGTTAGGGCTATTAACTTTCAAAAGAATCTTAAGTCTGTTCCAGGGTTAGTATCAGATGATCTCAAGAATGATGTAATAAGAAACGCTGGCGGACTTGATGACTATCAGAAAAAGTTTGGTAAAGATGCAGACGCACTAAGGGAAGGAAAAGTATTGATGGGTTTTCATGGAACTTGGGATTTAAGCTGGATTAGAACGATGAATTATATGTATGATATGTACCCTCTGCCACAAGATCCTAACATTGGATACAGAGAGGCACTGCATGCAGACCATGCCTTTATGATGTCTACAACAAAGTATCCAGAGGCTGCTTTTGAGTTTCTTAAGTGGAGATCATACGGTAAAGACGGCGTTTTGACAAGATTGAATATCATGAAAAATAAAACAGATGCTGCTGGTAACTTGACCCCTGATTTTATTATCCCTGCAACTAACGATCCAGAGGTTGTCAAATTTTTTAAATCTTTAGATTTTGTTCCAGAAGGCGTTAAGTTCATGTATGACAATGTTGATAAGGCTTTTTGGGCAGATTTTTACAAGATAGTACCAGACTGGAGTAAAGCACTCGATGAAGTGATTATTCCAAAGAGTGAAGAAGTTAGACAAGGAAAGGTCGAAGCTGCTGCTATAGCTGCTGAACTTGAAACCAGATCTAATCAAATAATTCAAAATGCTTGGAAAACTTTTGATTCGCAGATTGTTGAAGTGCAAAAGAATTTTAAACCGACTCGTTAATTGTTTATTTTAACTGTTCTTTCTTGTTTCTTTGGGTACTTTAGGGATTTACCCTAAAGTACCTTTTTAAAATAAGCAATTTTAAGTTTTTCAGAGTTGTTTTTAATTATACAGCAATATAGTGGAGGTTTTTTATACTATGTTTTCTAAAGCAATAAGATCTTTGTTTTTACTATTTATATATGTTTTTGTGTTTGTATCTATTTTTGCAAATTTATATGTTGATAATTGGATTTCATACAAAGAAAGCAACGTTATTCAAACTGTTTCGTTTGAAGATTTTAAGATTCTTTCAGGCTCAGAATTTGAAAACACTCCTGAAGGTTTAGTATTACCTATTGATGGCGTAGTTGAAATATCTTTCGATGTTTCTGAAGATGGTTTGTATTTAATGATACTACATTACATGATAGACAGTGACAAAGTTTTAACAAGTAGAATGTCTATCTTTTGGGATAATAATGAGTTAACTGTTCCTCTTCCTGCCATATGGACCGATGAAACAAAGGACTATCCAACAGATAGATACGGTAACGAAGTAGTTCCAAGACAAGTTATGATCAAACAATTTCACAGTGAGTACGTTAAGGATTATGGAAGTTTATCTGCAGCACCTTATATTTTTGAATTTGAAAAAGGTGTTCAGAATATTAAACTAAAAAATGAATCTCAGTCTTTAATATTAAACAGTGTGATGCTAATTAAGTACGAAAGAGCGCAAACCTATGAAGAGTATATATTGAATGTACCAAATCGTAAAATCGGTGGAGAGATTGCACCTATTGAAGCTGAAGGTTACTTAGTTAAGTCTGATTCGTTTATACGTCCTGGAAACCAACAAGATCCTTCATTGCATCCATATGAAACGGTTTCAAGAAAATTGAATATTATAGATGGAAATTCTTGGGATCAAGTGGGACAAAAGGTTATGTGGGTATTTGAGGTACCTGAAGATGGGATTTATTATTTTGCTTTTAGGTATTCACAATCAATTAACGACGGGATTTCTGTGTTTAGAAATATCTATATAGACGGGGAAATGTTGTTTTCTGAATTGATGAGTTATATGTTCCCTTACACTGGGTTACGATACAAAAACATATTTTTAGAAGAAAGAAATAGTGGGGAACCATTAGGGATATGGTTAGAAAAGGGAACGCATACAATTTCTTTGGAAGTTGATGGAACACCTTTAGACAGCGTGGTTGATAAACTTAGAAACTTAATCTTTGAAATTAATAAAACCGGCTTAGAGATAAAAAAATTAACAGGTGGAGTTGTCGATAAAAACAGGAAATGGGATATAGAACTATATTTACCGGATATTGTTGAAAGGCTTGAGGGTTGGGCAAACGAGCTAGATGATATATATGATGAGATTGAAGCTCTTTTTGGTCAGACTCCTGCCTCAATAATTAATCTTAAAATTGCTGCCAAAAATATAAGAGATCTTGCAAAAGAACCCGATAAAATACCTATTCGATTAAATAAACTGAGTGAAGGTTTTTCTTCAGCGTCTAATTTGATTTCAGAAACGATTGATGTACTTTCAACTCAACCGTTGAATTTGGATAGAATTTATGTATTAAATTCACCAGTCTTACCGGATGATGAAGTAGGTTTTTTGACTAGATTTATGGAAGGTTTAAAACGATTTGTTTTTTCTTTTTTTCCGCAGAATAAGGAGTATATGGCTGTAAATGACAAAAACTCGGATGAACTTTTGGTTTGGGTTAATAGGCCAATACAATACGTTGAAATGCTGCAACAAATGGCAGATTCTGATTTTACTTCAAAAACAGGAATAAGTGTGAGGTTTTCTGTTATGCCTAATGAACAAAAACTTATCTTAGCAAATGCTGCAAACATTAGTCCTGATTTAGCTTTGGGAATAAGCAACTACATTCCGTATGATTTAGCTATTAGAGGCGCAGTGTATGATTTAACGCAGTTTGACGATTTTTGGGAGTATATAAGTAGAGAGTACAATCTGGAGACTTTGATCCCTTTTTATGTAGATGGAAAGGTTTACGGAGTCACCGAAACTCAGGATTTTTATGTACTGTTCTATAGGAAGGATATATTAGAAAGTTTGAACTTAGAAGTGCCTCAAACTTGGGATGAAGTACAGATAGCGATGTCAACCCTTTATAGAAATTCTATGAACTTTTATTTGCCAATGGCAGGATGGACTGGTTTAAAGCCTTTTTACACCACTGTTCCGTTTATCTATCAAAGTGGCGGTAGGTTGTATACAGACGACGGTTTAAGAACGGCTATAAATGAAGAAAATGCAATTAAAGGTTTTGAAATAATGACGAAACTTTTTACTATTTATAGTGTCTCCCAAAGTGTTCCCAATTTTTATAACGAATTTAGATACGGAAGAATCCCTATGGGTGTATCTAACTTTACCACTTATGTAATGCTTATGACTGCTGCCCCTGAAATAGCAAGTCAGTGGGACATAGCATTATCCCCGGGAGTGAAAAATGAAAATGGTGAAATCTTAAGATATCAAGTTGGTAGTGATAGGGCTGCCGTGTTGTTTTCTAACAGTGACAAAAAAGAGGAGGCTTGGGAGTTTTTGAAATGGTGGCTTTCAAAGGATACACAAGTGGAGTATGCATACAGGATGCAGACTAGATATGGACCTGAATATATGTGGAACACAGCTAACATGGCCGCATTTGAAGAGTTATCTTTCCCTGATAATCATAAAAAGATTATTTTAGAGCAATGGAGCTGGATGAAAGAGATTCCAAGACACCCTGCCGGATATATGTTAGAACGAGAGATAAGTAATGCATGGACGGATGTTGTCATGAATGGAGAGGGAATCAGAATAGCTGTCGATAAAGCCTCGATAACTATCAACAGGGAAATAATACGAAAGATGGAGGAGTTTGGATATATTAAAGATGGGAAAGTAATTAAAACTTATGAGATTCCTTCAATTGAAAATATTAAGGCTGAGGTGGAAAAGAATAAATGAAAGTCAAACAGAAGTTTATTAACCGAAATTCTCATTGGGTTTTACTATCACCATATATAATACTGTTTTGTCTTTTTATACTAATACCTGTGATTAGTGCGGCAGTATTGTCTTTTACTTATTTTAATGCTGTACAACCACCTAAATTTATCGGATTAAAAAACTATATTTCATTACTAACCCAAGATACTGTATTTATGCAAAAGGTTCTTCCAAATACTATAAAATATGCACTAATTGTTGGGCCTGGTGGTTATATCCTTTCTTTTATCTTTGCGTGGATGCTTGCACAGATTCCAAAAACACCAAGAACATTTATTGCAATACTTATTTATCTTCCATCTATGACATCTGGAGTTATGATGAGTACAATTTGGAGCATTATTTTTAGCGGTAATCAACTAGGGTATTTAAACAGTTTTTTAATAGAAATTGGTATGATCACGGAACCCATTCAATGGTTACAGTCTCCAGAGTATTTGATGACTATAGTTATTATCGTTGCACTTTGGAGTAGTATGGGGGTAGGATTTTTGGCCATGCTTGCTGGAGTGTTAAACGTGAACGAAGAATTGTATGATGCTGCATATATAGACGGTGTCAGTAACAGGTTCCAAGAGATTATTTATGTAACTATACCTTCTATGAAACCTCAGATGCTTTTTGGTGCAGTAATGGCAATCGTTAACACTTTTACAACAAGTGGGTTGGGAGTCGCCTTAGCAGGATCAAATCCAACTCCTCAATATGCTGCTCAATTAATAGTTAATCATATAGAAGATTATGGATTCATCAGGTATGAAATGGGATACGCAGCTGCAGCTTCTGTAGTTCTTTTAATTATTGTTTGGATTGCATCCAGGGTTTCTTGGAGTTTATTTGGAGAAAAGGATTAAAGATTGAGGTGATTATTAATGTCAAGTTTGAAATCTAGACGTATTAACCCGGATAAATTTCATAAAAGTCAGTTGAAGTTTTATGCAATTTTGATTCCAGTTAGTGCTTTTATGGTTTTACCTATTCTGTTTATAATATTTCATGCATTTAAACCGATAGACGAACTTTTTGCTTATCCTCCACGATTTTTTACTACAAGACCTACTTTGGATAATTTTAAAAGATTGTTTACTGCAACAACTGAGTCTAACGTACCTGTCTCAAGATATCTTTTTAACAGCGTTGTTTCTACATTGTTCACAGTGTTGTTTACACTTTGGGTAACAGCCTCTGCAGGGTATGTTCTTTCAAAGAAAAATTTTAAGGGAAAGGATACCTTGTTTACAATAAATACATTGGCTCTCATGTTCGTTCCTGTTGCTGTTAGTATTCCAAGATTTTTGGTTATCGTTAAACTTGGACTCATAGATAATTTTTTTGCTCATATTCTTCCATTGTTGGCTATGCCTGTTGGGCTTTTTTTGGTTAAGCAGTTTATAGATCAGATCCCCAATTCATTAATTGAGGCAGCAAAGATTGACGGGGCTTCAGATTACTATATTTTAATGAAGGTAATTATCCCACTTATAAAACCGGCTTTGTCCACGGTTGCAATACTTGCTTTTCAAACATCTTGGAACAGCATTGAATCATCTGCCATGTTTATTAACGATGAGTCTTTAAAAACTTTTGCTTTTTACATGAATACGCTTGTTTCAACTACAGGTAACACTGTTGCCGGTCAAGGAATGGCTGCTGCTGCTTCTTTGATTATGTTTTTGCCAAATTTGATACTTTTCATAATACTTCAGTCTAGAGTTATGGACACAATGATGTATTCGGGTCTTAAATGATTTCCTGACGTTTTGGAGGATACTATATGACAGCAAGAAAATCTTTTATCCAGTTTGTAATGTTTATGTTAATAATGACAATTTCTTCTCTTACTTTTGCCAACATAAGCAACGAAAACGCCACTGCTTATTCCTACACGATATCTGAAGATGGCGTTTGGGTAAGAACGCAAGATGCGTACCTCGTTGGAAACATACTTTTCAAAGACCTAAATTTAAAGTCCCCTGAAGATATATTTATAAGAAATGAGAAGATTTATATAGCTGAAGGTGGAAATGGTCAGATTGTAATTGTGGATATTAACAAAAGTAATAACATCAATTACATAGGAAAAGGTATATTAAGCATGCCTACAGGCGTTTTTGTTGATGAAAAAGACAGAATTTTGGTAGCAGATTATGGGCTTCGTGAGGTGCTCATGTTTGATTCAAATGGAGAACTACTTAGAAGATATAAAAGGCCAGAATCTATCGTCTTTGGTCAGAAGGCTAATTACAATCCACGAAAAGTTGTCAGCGATAAAATGGGAAACATTTATGTCGTTAGTGAAGGAACTTATGACGGAATAATTCAATTGTCGGAGGATGGTGAGTTTTTAGGGTATTTTGGAGCAAATATTACCTACCTTTCTTTTGGAGAAGCGTTGTTAAACCTCATTTTTACAAAAGAGCAGCAAGCACAATTGTTCAACATAATTCCAAAAACCTTTTACAATTTAGCTATTGACGATGAAGGCTTGATATACACAATAACACAAGGTGTTGGAGGAAATGCAATAAAAAAGCATAATGTTTCTGGTAACAATATATTAAAACAAGCAAATAGAATGGTTAGCGAGCCTAATTTCGTTGATATAACAGTTGGTAAGTACAATCAAATCTACGCTTTAACAGAAACTGGCTTGATTTATGAGTATGACTCCGAAGGTAATTTGATCTATTCTTTTGGAGGAAGGGCAATCAGTACAGAACGAAACGGTTTTTTCACTGTGCCTGTTGGTATAGCGATTGATCAAGATGACAATGTTTATGTTTTAGATAAAGAACGCGGAATAGTTCATGTTTTTTATCCAACAGCGATTACAAATATGACACATGAAGCGATTAGTTTGTATGAAAAAGGAAAGTATATCGATAGTATGTCGTATTGGCAAGAAATATTAAAGTTGAGTGGCCGATCAAGGATTGCTCACAACGGATTGGGAAAGGCGTATTTTCAGTCCCAAAACTATGAAAAGGCCGCTGAACACTTTAAAATGGCTAATAATAAAATTGATTATTCTGAGGCTTATTGGGAAATACGAAACTTATGGTTACAGAACAATATAGCAACCATTTTAATCGTTGTATTCTTGGTTTGGGTTTTGTGGCGAATTGTTAAGCTTTTAGATAAGAAATATGGTATTTTGAACGTTTTTAGAAACTCTTTTAGAAAAGTTAAAGGAGTTAAACTTGTCTCTGATGTGTTATACATGGGAAGATTCATGCTTCATCCTATTGATAGTTCGTATGATATTAAACATGGAAAAAAAGCATCTGTAATGTCAGCCACTTTTGTATATGTATTAGCTTTTATAGCTTTTGTTCTAGATTATTTATTTAAAGGTTTTATATTCAATCCAAGAGATTTCAGAGATGTTTCTTATTTGTATGTTATTATGATCTTTGGTTTACCGATAGCGCTGTGGGTGGTTTCTAACTATCTTGTTAGTACACTGAATGATGGAGAAGGTAAGTTTAGGGACGTATACTGCACAACATCTTATGCGTTAGCTCCGCTTGTACTTTTTATGCCTATTGTTACACTACTTTCTTATGTAATTACGTTGAATGAGGGATTCATTATTCAATTTGCTAGTGTGGCAATTTGGGTTTGGTGTGGGGTGTTGATCTTTGTTTCACTCAAAGAAATTCATAACTTCTCCGTAGGTGGGGTTATTAAAAATATATTGTTAACGTTATTTTTGATGTTCGTTTTTGTAATAGCTTATTTTATCGTATATATGCTGGCGAATGAGGGGTTCAACTTTATTTATACCTTAGTGAAGGAGGTTGTTTATCGCATTGAATAATCGATTATTTGCATCTTTAATAGTTGTTCTTAATTTGTTGCTTTTTATGAATATTGTTTTTGCTCAAACGCAATCTCTAGAATCTTTTTCTGATCTAGAAGAAATTATTCTTTTAGAACGAAATGAGATCTCAAATATTGGATCTAATAGGTATACAAAGCCCGAGAAAGATCAAGTTGTTGTAATAAATCAGATGGATCTTGATGATTACGAAAAGATTCTGGAAGATGATTATATTGAAGTATATTACAGAGATAAGAATGCTTCTATCAGGGTTTTAAACAAAGAAAATGGGTATATCTGGGGAGGATTACCCTCAGAAAAACCTTCTGATATGAACGTTACGTGGTCGGGAATAGGAAATTCTTTGGTGAGTATTGATTATTATGATCAGGCAGGAATAGAAAGAAAAACTAGTATCGCAGCTAACAATGTCGAGAGGGAATACGTGGTTGACGGTAATACTATCTTTTTTTCTGTTAATTTTACTCAACTTGGTATAAGTTTTGATTTCAGTGTTGAACTCAATGATGGTTCATTAATCTTTAGGTTAGATTCTGAGAGTATCAAAGAAACAGGAAAGTATATGCTAGGATCAGTGTATTTCATTCCATTTTTTGGTTCTGTTAGGGCAGATGAGATAGATGGTTATATTTTTATTCCTGATGGTCCTGGCGCTTTAATTAGATTTGATAAACCTTTTAAATATTTATCTAACTTTGAAAAAAGGGTATATGGAAAAGATTTTGCTATAGACCATCTTTTTGAAGTTAACGATCTTAAAGTAAGTAGACCTAATGATTTTGCTACCGAAGAAAAGAGTGTGTTGATGCCTGTTTTTGGAGTAGTGCATGGACCAAAACAAAACGGAGTTTTTGCTCGTATCACTTCTGGAGAGGAGTATTCTGCAATAGTTGCAACACCAGCAGGAATTTTAACAAATTATAATTGGGTTTCTGCAAAGTTTATTTACAGACAAAAATATTTGCAACCAACAACAAGAAGTGGAGCGGGAGTTCAAATTGTACAGCAAAATAGAAATCATTTTGATCCAGAGATAAGATACTACTTTTTAAGTGGAGATGACGCAGATTATGTAGGAATGGCCAAGATTTATAGAAATATGCTGTACGAAGAAGGTGTGCTAGCAAGGCAAGAAAGAATCGACAGTCAAATACCTTTAAAGATAGGAATTTTAGGTAGCGACATAGAAAAAGGTTTTATTTTCAACAGTTTAAAGGTGATTACTTCTTTGGAGCAGGCTAAAGAAATTGTTACTAAGCTAAATAGTGAAGGTATTTCAAACCTAACAGTTGTCATGAAAGGTTGGCAAAAAGGTGGGCTCAACGGTTCAAAGGTGTCAAAATTTGCTTTCGAAGAAAAGTTAGGAGAAAAAGATGAATTTTTAGAATTTTCAGATTTTGTCAATCAAAGTGGCGGAAGGTTTTATTTCTTCGAAAATCCTGTTGCCGTGAATCAATTCCAAATAGATTTACGTAAAGATGGAGGACATTCACTCTCTCAAGATTTAATAAAAATACAAAGAGATAATGATTATATATGGATCAAAGACACTTATTTAGTTAAAGTGAATTTAGTCGCAGATTATTTAGAGAACAAGGCTGAGTTGTATAAATCTAACGGTATGAAAAATATGGCTGTTGATGAAATTGGATTTAAATTGTACGCAGAAAATCAAAGAGGAAATGTTGTAACAAGGAACCAGGCAAGGTTAATGCTTGAGAAAACAGTAGAAAATATTGTAAATAACTTAGAAAATTTGGCTTTATATACACCAAACCAGTATTTTTGGAGGTATTGCTCAGAAATTTTTCATATTCCTATGGTGAATTCACAATACATCTATGAGACAGATACTGTCCCTTTTATTCAAATAGTTTTGAAAGGAAGCATAGATTATTATGCACCATATTCTAATATGGGATTTTATTCGCCAACTGATATATTAAGAATTATTGAATATGGAGCTTATCCTTCTTTTATATTAACCGCTTTAACCAATGATGAATTGAAGTATACAGCCATCT
This genomic interval from Petrotoga sp. 9PWA.NaAc.5.4 contains the following:
- a CDS encoding YIP1 family protein, with translation MTARKSFIQFVMFMLIMTISSLTFANISNENATAYSYTISEDGVWVRTQDAYLVGNILFKDLNLKSPEDIFIRNEKIYIAEGGNGQIVIVDINKSNNINYIGKGILSMPTGVFVDEKDRILVADYGLREVLMFDSNGELLRRYKRPESIVFGQKANYNPRKVVSDKMGNIYVVSEGTYDGIIQLSEDGEFLGYFGANITYLSFGEALLNLIFTKEQQAQLFNIIPKTFYNLAIDDEGLIYTITQGVGGNAIKKHNVSGNNILKQANRMVSEPNFVDITVGKYNQIYALTETGLIYEYDSEGNLIYSFGGRAISTERNGFFTVPVGIAIDQDDNVYVLDKERGIVHVFYPTAITNMTHEAISLYEKGKYIDSMSYWQEILKLSGRSRIAHNGLGKAYFQSQNYEKAAEHFKMANNKIDYSEAYWEIRNLWLQNNIATILIVVFLVWVLWRIVKLLDKKYGILNVFRNSFRKVKGVKLVSDVLYMGRFMLHPIDSSYDIKHGKKASVMSATFVYVLAFIAFVLDYLFKGFIFNPRDFRDVSYLYVIMIFGLPIALWVVSNYLVSTLNDGEGKFRDVYCTTSYALAPLVLFMPIVTLLSYVITLNEGFIIQFASVAIWVWCGVLIFVSLKEIHNFSVGGVIKNILLTLFLMFVFVIAYFIVYMLANEGFNFIYTLVKEVVYRIE
- a CDS encoding DUF5696 domain-containing protein, producing the protein MNNRLFASLIVVLNLLLFMNIVFAQTQSLESFSDLEEIILLERNEISNIGSNRYTKPEKDQVVVINQMDLDDYEKILEDDYIEVYYRDKNASIRVLNKENGYIWGGLPSEKPSDMNVTWSGIGNSLVSIDYYDQAGIERKTSIAANNVEREYVVDGNTIFFSVNFTQLGISFDFSVELNDGSLIFRLDSESIKETGKYMLGSVYFIPFFGSVRADEIDGYIFIPDGPGALIRFDKPFKYLSNFEKRVYGKDFAIDHLFEVNDLKVSRPNDFATEEKSVLMPVFGVVHGPKQNGVFARITSGEEYSAIVATPAGILTNYNWVSAKFIYRQKYLQPTTRSGAGVQIVQQNRNHFDPEIRYYFLSGDDADYVGMAKIYRNMLYEEGVLARQERIDSQIPLKIGILGSDIEKGFIFNSLKVITSLEQAKEIVTKLNSEGISNLTVVMKGWQKGGLNGSKVSKFAFEEKLGEKDEFLEFSDFVNQSGGRFYFFENPVAVNQFQIDLRKDGGHSLSQDLIKIQRDNDYIWIKDTYLVKVNLVADYLENKAELYKSNGMKNMAVDEIGFKLYAENQRGNVVTRNQARLMLEKTVENIVNNLENLALYTPNQYFWRYCSEIFHIPMVNSQYIYETDTVPFIQIVLKGSIDYYAPYSNMGFYSPTDILRIIEYGAYPSFILTALTNDELKYTAISDSYYSTFFEDWFDMIISTYYTINEALSKVEGKQIIDRKVLKEGIVKVDYEGDVSIIVNYTNYDYYFEKNVVPNLGYLIIS